In Trueperaceae bacterium, the DNA window GGGATGAGCACCGCTGCGAGGATGCCGATGATCGCGATGACGATCAGCAGCTCGATCAGGGTGAAACCCTTGGTGTTCTGACGCATGTGCGTCCTCCTAGTTCGGCCGCCCGGATATCTATGGATTAACGCCCGGTAGGCCAGGTATTGCTCCGACCCTCCGTGGGCCGGTGCAGCCAGCATATGGACGCCCCCTCACAGGATTCTTACGAGATTGTCACAAACCCCCCATATGGGGGATAGCTGACCAGAAGGCCTAAGCGGGTCGTGTTAGCATCCCCTCTGCCCCACCGGCCCAGCGCGGTGGCGACCCCCGAACCAGGTCAGGTCGGAAGAAGCAGCCTTAAGGGGTGATCGTCAGGTGCCGCTGGTCACCGGAGGGGCACTCCTCTACCGCGACGGCCGCTGCGAGCTCGGCCGATCGTGAACGGCACCGAGCCGAGCCTCCCCTTGTACCGCACGTACGTGGCCACGAGCAGGGCCGCCGTGTAGACGGCCCAGTTCTGGGCGATCACGACCACGTAGAGGGCGACCAGCGCCGCGAAGAGGAAGTGCCTCACCGGCGCAGCCTAGAGGCGAAAGCTGGTTTCCTAGGTACGGATGCGGTCGGCCGCGAGCAGCCGCGCCTTCACGTCCTCCAGCAGCCCCCGGCACGCCTCCTCGATGAGGTCGAGGACGCGCTCGAAGCCCTCCGGTCCACCGGCGTAGGGGTCGGGCACCTCGCGCTCGGGCCGGCCGGGCGCGAAGTCCATGAGGAGGCGCACGTTCGGCGCGAGGCCGCCGCAGATGGAGCGCGCGCGGTTGAGGTTGCCGCGGTCCATCACCAGGACGTAGTCGAAGCGGCGGCAGTCGGCGGGCCCGAGCTGGCGGGCCCGGAGGCCCGAGATGTCGTAGCCGCGGCGCAGGGCGGCTGCCTGGGCGCGGCGGTCCGGCGGGGAGCCGACGTGGTAGTCGTGCGTGCCCGCCGAGTCGACGATCACGCGGCCCTCCAGGCCGGCCTCCGCCACGAGGCGCCTGAACACGCCCTCCGCGGTGGGCGAGCGGCAGATGTTGCCCATGCAGACGAAGAGAACCCTCACTGGCGAGTCGGCGGCCTCGGTCACGCGGGCCATCGTATGACGCCGGGCACGCGCCGCGCCGCATGAAGAGGCAGGGGCGCTCTCGGGCGGCTCTCATGAAGCCCCGGTTAGCATGGCGGCATCTCAACAGAGCCGCACTGCCCGGGGCTCAGGAAGATGGTCTGGCATGGCTAGCTCCGCGCCACGGACCTACCGACTATCCGCGCGTGGATCGCTCGTCCTCGCAGCGGCGCTCGCCCTCGTCGCGTGCAACGGCGGCCCTGGGCTCGTCGACGAGGCGCCCTCTCTCGCGGCGATCCCCGACCAGAGCACGACGCTCGGCGAGCCCGTCGAGGTGGC includes these proteins:
- a CDS encoding type II secretion system protein; the protein is MLAAPAHGGSEQYLAYRALIHRYPGGRTRRTHMRQNTKGFTLIELLIVIAIIGILAAVLIP
- a CDS encoding low molecular weight protein-tyrosine-phosphatase, with translation MTEAADSPVRVLFVCMGNICRSPTAEGVFRRLVAEAGLEGRVIVDSAGTHDYHVGSPPDRRAQAAALRRGYDISGLRARQLGPADCRRFDYVLVMDRGNLNRARSICGGLAPNVRLLMDFAPGRPEREVPDPYAGGPEGFERVLDLIEEACRGLLEDVKARLLAADRIRT